A window from Chryseobacterium vaccae encodes these proteins:
- a CDS encoding SulP family inorganic anion transporter has product MKKTSLLGGIKENFPSGLVVFLVALPLCLGIALASGAPPLSGVIAGIVGGLVVGFISNSNISVSGPAAGLTAIVLTAITDLGAFELFLCAGIIAGLIQLVLGFVRAGSISNYFPNNVIEGMLAAIGIIIILKQIPHAMGFDKDYEGNQSLFNNGINFNYFSELFGAIHPGAIIVTLVSVAILILWDKIPALKRMKMLPGALVAVVAGILMNEAFKLSGSSLAINTQHLVSLPVPQSLDDFKNLVTMPDFTGFTNPKVWIVGATIAIVASIETLLCIEASDRLDKQRRITDTNLELKAQGIGNLISSFIGGLPMTSVVVRSSANANAGATSKMSAMIHGVLLLVCVLTIPFILNLIPLATLAAVLILVGYKLAKPATFKHFWHLGKFQFIPFVATVVAVVATDLLKGVGIGLAISVFYILQGNMKRAYYLSREKLNNADGITIKLAEEVSFLNKAAIKKTLKNIKSNSAVTIDARGTSYIATDVLEMIQDFANIRAKEEDIDVELLGFKTSYADYERDEDSHILITHRRAM; this is encoded by the coding sequence ATGAAAAAAACATCATTATTAGGAGGAATCAAGGAGAATTTCCCTTCCGGACTCGTTGTATTCTTAGTAGCGTTACCTTTATGCTTAGGAATCGCTTTAGCATCGGGCGCACCGCCATTATCGGGAGTTATTGCCGGTATTGTAGGAGGTCTTGTTGTAGGATTCATCAGTAATTCAAATATTTCAGTATCCGGACCGGCTGCCGGGCTTACTGCCATTGTTTTAACAGCCATTACAGATCTGGGCGCTTTTGAACTTTTCTTATGCGCCGGAATTATTGCAGGACTGATCCAGCTTGTACTGGGATTCGTCAGAGCAGGAAGTATTTCCAATTACTTCCCGAACAATGTTATTGAAGGAATGCTAGCTGCTATCGGGATCATTATTATTTTGAAACAGATTCCTCATGCAATGGGATTTGACAAAGATTACGAAGGCAATCAGTCTCTTTTTAACAATGGAATTAACTTCAATTATTTTTCAGAGCTTTTCGGGGCTATTCACCCGGGAGCCATTATTGTCACTTTGGTTTCGGTAGCTATTCTTATTCTGTGGGATAAAATTCCTGCTCTGAAAAGAATGAAAATGCTTCCGGGAGCACTGGTAGCTGTAGTAGCAGGAATTCTCATGAATGAAGCTTTTAAGCTTTCCGGAAGTTCTTTAGCAATCAATACCCAGCATTTGGTTTCACTTCCGGTCCCACAGTCTTTGGATGATTTTAAGAACCTTGTGACCATGCCGGATTTTACAGGATTCACCAATCCTAAAGTGTGGATCGTAGGAGCAACTATTGCTATTGTAGCCTCTATTGAAACCCTTCTTTGCATTGAGGCATCCGACAGACTGGACAAACAGAGAAGAATAACCGACACAAATCTTGAGCTTAAAGCACAAGGCATCGGAAACCTGATCAGTTCATTCATCGGGGGACTTCCTATGACTTCAGTAGTAGTAAGGAGTTCTGCCAATGCCAATGCTGGAGCAACCTCTAAGATGTCTGCCATGATTCATGGTGTACTGTTATTGGTTTGTGTACTTACCATTCCATTTATACTCAACCTGATACCGCTTGCCACACTTGCTGCTGTACTTATCCTGGTAGGATACAAACTGGCAAAACCGGCTACTTTCAAGCACTTCTGGCATCTTGGAAAATTCCAGTTTATCCCATTTGTTGCAACCGTGGTAGCTGTAGTAGCTACAGACTTATTGAAAGGTGTAGGTATTGGTTTGGCCATTTCCGTTTTTTATATCCTTCAGGGAAATATGAAACGTGCTTATTATCTGAGCCGTGAAAAGCTGAATAATGCAGACGGCATTACGATAAAACTTGCGGAAGAAGTATCCTTCTTAAACAAGGCTGCCATTAAAAAAACTTTAAAAAATATCAAGTCCAATTCTGCCGTGACCATCGATGCAAGAGGAACTTCATATATTGCCACAGATGTATTAGAAATGATTCAGGATTTCGCTAATATCAGGGCAAAAGAAGAAGACATTGATGTGGAACTTTTAGGCTTCAAAACTTCATATGCAGATTATGAAAGAGATGAGGATTCTCACATCCTGATCACGCACAGAAGGGCGATGTAA
- a CDS encoding carbonic anhydrase, protein MSQSYEVIFENNKKWVESKIAEDPNFFHELAKTQTPDYLYIGCSDSRATAEEIMGAKPGEVFVHRNIANVVNTLDMSSTAVIQYAVEHLKVKHIVVCGHYNCGGVKAAMTPQDLGLLNPWLRNIRDVYRLHQTELDAIEDEGKRYDRLVELNVQEQCINVIKMACVQERYILEEYPIVHGWVFDLRTGKIIDLEIDFEKTLKDIQKIYNLTSSDWVMSRKTK, encoded by the coding sequence ATGTCACAATCGTACGAAGTTATTTTCGAAAACAACAAGAAGTGGGTAGAGTCTAAAATTGCTGAAGACCCGAATTTCTTTCATGAACTGGCTAAAACTCAGACACCTGATTATCTGTATATCGGATGTTCAGACAGTAGAGCTACAGCTGAAGAAATCATGGGAGCAAAACCGGGAGAAGTTTTTGTCCACAGAAACATTGCCAATGTTGTTAATACTTTAGACATGAGTTCCACAGCGGTAATTCAATACGCAGTAGAACATCTTAAAGTAAAACACATTGTGGTGTGCGGACATTACAACTGTGGTGGTGTAAAAGCAGCGATGACGCCTCAGGACTTAGGATTATTAAATCCGTGGCTGAGAAATATTCGTGACGTTTACAGATTACACCAAACTGAATTAGACGCTATCGAAGACGAAGGAAAACGTTATGACAGACTTGTAGAACTTAATGTTCAGGAGCAGTGTATTAACGTGATCAAAATGGCCTGCGTACAGGAAAGATACATTTTAGAAGAGTATCCTATTGTACATGGCTGGGTGTTTGACCTTAGAACCGGTAAGATCATTGATCTGGAGATTGATTTTGAGAAAACCTTAAAGGATATCCAAAAGATCTACAACCTTACAAGTTCTGACTGGGTAATGAGCAGAAAAACCAAATAA
- the pth gene encoding aminoacyl-tRNA hydrolase: MKYLIVGLGNKGPEYENTRHNIGFKVAEKIGETLEAPFNTTNFGWMAEGKYKGRKVFVLKPDTYMNLSGNAVRYWMQKENIPLENVLIITDDLALPFGTLRMKMKGSDAGHNGLKNINEVLNTQNYARLRFGISADFSQGRQVDYVLGTWSGEEAEKLPERIEKFSKACLSFVFAGINNTMSAFNGK, translated from the coding sequence ATGAAATATTTAATAGTCGGTCTCGGAAATAAGGGGCCGGAATACGAGAATACACGTCACAATATAGGATTTAAGGTTGCCGAAAAGATTGGGGAAACCCTGGAGGCTCCATTCAATACAACTAATTTTGGCTGGATGGCTGAAGGAAAATACAAAGGGAGAAAAGTTTTTGTGCTTAAACCTGATACCTATATGAATCTTTCCGGGAACGCCGTAAGATATTGGATGCAGAAAGAGAATATTCCCTTGGAAAACGTGCTGATTATCACAGATGATCTGGCGCTGCCATTTGGGACATTGAGAATGAAGATGAAAGGCTCAGATGCAGGCCATAACGGCCTTAAGAATATTAATGAAGTGCTGAATACCCAGAATTACGCAAGGCTTCGTTTCGGAATATCTGCAGATTTTTCTCAAGGCCGGCAGGTAGATTACGTTTTGGGAACCTGGAGTGGGGAAGAAGCAGAAAAGCTGCCGGAGAGGATTGAAAAATTTTCTAAAGCCTGCCTGTCTTTTGTTTTTGCGGGAATCAATAACACGATGTCAGCTTTTAACGGAAAATAA
- a CDS encoding T9SS type A sorting domain-containing protein has product MKKKSTLQAFAVLLCIVPSHAFSRVAPFPEHRDEKEKLLRPESLVPPYVYDLDPGFTVQQNVNQKGLVAIEGKLTKPFTSGNIRMEIKYQNSQGDWITIWCKTLYSYNQYNENLKASFELPASAVSAYHLKIELNSDVNISNFSSVVWERSVNHYKEGDYTATTCELDENEYTILLTPKKSGTLNLDATGKVTGIKDRVTSAHSWNKLGNVIMNNKKDDVVFSPTTPAQLAPDGKSITMINTGAPNSILGSTPEFIYDEMAGHPIPYLYSYNDPVYLFAGKFSINGLMMKFSQWPGEPNGPGYHNFKNPNQLESRYFNLYNTIHEKLSDFMTDQEPIVIVSSYITGFRVYKSDGTHINITNLTAHSNYGAPYFGYTNDQGNARRGPGSENLIISNTPEMTLYGMGALRNDVTNFYQPVRSLQDIESEVSKFINYVGIFNVPYNSGDCVNACYSVNSGAIPDNTPADWTKAPNSYIFTGKDKNGNAADGLYIPVKKAYEMWAKGGDLMRDEQNNYTKIPDIGNASAGLYWEDETGLIRSVTLEGTGENAKIKVLVNKMKEGNAVVSYRVNDKVYWTWHVWVTDDPTDGSTYHQGFEEDKNGNLVTDWKWMDRNLGATNANLTGHGFQRSGGLQYQWGRKDPFPSNYKDLSTYTIRGEVGTLKGSVPSKYRGNLYATADNTGFDSPNGNIRYSINNPINLIIPPVYVYKIGETPVNNGENYLIQGPGASDWERKEQTTWFSKSKYKVYNADHYKNETWDLWGDTRGGKWTNMNTSDVNVAKESKRYATKSPYDPCPCGWRVPSFYSSVDAGARTSPWGKAGGANNVDIIPNTPNVQYPGIKVYPGYGFDLSNVADRNLGMLPITGNYEYYPQPMTLSNRTSTQIDALRDGNKLYKQPIIGFQDQHSDGALHASTFFSSISIGETPITGARGLVLISDAGNIPNHSSAGWHNIAYNRVLEGNTYETRAVRCIKDPNNAYMPAVFETEYITSSPAQYTLETLKEWTKEPNSYIEYTNASLEAPAASKDRIIDIPLKKAYAMHKLYLSENSEMPAGSIKSTSVVWTTDQSLISKVEIIDGSIETAKLRVTLNENKTGNAVVGFHLGNSGQWTAGNNTDPLLWSWHIWAPKSVVQEHPEYTTETAANTGITEDTAGQFVNSAKSYYGVPLKTTLMDRDLGALGPFLNQHMVEQGLYGTFYYNASNPAYYGNAIVQTLKDSGGLHYQWGRKDPLPVFYYPGGFYEHSAGGNTRNLFRKYTIFRQTGTNAGNIVYSGAIDETNYVTNQTKEYSTYSSTVAANDTQDLKLKKVLKYSVNNPSVFMYQSAAASKDWISGENGLASERWGHASEKSPYDPCPEGWRIPDVQGIADGGVNISAGFLAYAKGNSPWYYHANFTQNNKNVYGLDPSDMNTFVSNETFSATKLNYLGGYVKSIPPAGQGRVNVRYGFIFNKPEYNIGNFPNNGIRGFGGGNALTASQAGTFGADENFKLSGIWTAALRGDNSIGMLFNTEISQVSHDVKMYFFTPSFSFRPQSAMSCRCAKIQYDADGKEIPRYEPFAVPVPKNAVQKAVNVFAKKEIEKIQKDNKLILFPNPVKNTLYINADDRDYYFQIYNLSGQLIKEGKFENRQTDVSSLVSGAYLVRINNAETFVKIIKQ; this is encoded by the coding sequence GGGCTCGTCGCTATTGAAGGTAAGCTCACCAAACCTTTTACCAGCGGAAATATCCGTATGGAAATCAAGTACCAGAATTCACAGGGAGACTGGATCACCATCTGGTGCAAGACCCTGTATTCTTACAACCAGTACAACGAAAACCTTAAAGCATCCTTTGAGCTTCCTGCTTCTGCCGTTTCTGCTTACCATTTAAAGATTGAACTGAATTCCGATGTCAATATCAGTAATTTCAGCAGCGTGGTCTGGGAAAGATCTGTAAACCATTATAAAGAGGGTGATTATACAGCAACGACCTGCGAACTTGATGAAAATGAATATACGATCCTCCTTACTCCTAAAAAAAGTGGAACCCTGAACCTTGATGCTACAGGAAAAGTGACGGGTATCAAAGATAGGGTAACTTCTGCTCATTCCTGGAATAAGCTTGGGAATGTGATTATGAACAACAAAAAGGACGATGTTGTATTTTCTCCGACCACACCCGCCCAGCTTGCTCCGGACGGAAAATCCATTACTATGATCAATACAGGTGCTCCCAACAGTATATTGGGCTCTACTCCTGAATTCATTTATGATGAAATGGCAGGGCATCCTATCCCTTATTTATACAGCTACAATGATCCGGTGTATCTATTTGCCGGAAAGTTTTCCATCAACGGATTGATGATGAAGTTCAGCCAATGGCCGGGAGAACCTAACGGACCGGGCTACCACAACTTCAAAAATCCCAACCAGCTGGAAAGCAGATATTTCAATCTGTACAATACCATCCATGAAAAGTTATCTGATTTTATGACTGATCAGGAACCTATTGTAATTGTATCCAGTTATATCACAGGATTCAGGGTATACAAAAGTGACGGTACTCATATCAATATCACGAATCTGACTGCTCACAGTAATTACGGAGCTCCTTATTTCGGTTATACCAACGATCAGGGAAATGCCCGAAGAGGTCCCGGCTCTGAAAACCTGATCATATCCAATACTCCGGAAATGACTTTATATGGTATGGGTGCCCTTCGTAATGATGTAACGAACTTTTATCAGCCTGTAAGATCACTGCAGGACATTGAATCAGAGGTCTCTAAATTCATTAATTATGTAGGAATCTTTAATGTTCCCTATAATTCAGGAGATTGTGTAAATGCATGTTATTCCGTTAATTCCGGAGCTATACCTGACAATACTCCTGCTGACTGGACGAAAGCTCCTAACAGTTACATTTTCACCGGAAAAGATAAAAACGGCAATGCTGCAGACGGTCTTTACATCCCTGTAAAAAAAGCCTATGAAATGTGGGCCAAAGGAGGTGATCTGATGAGGGACGAACAGAACAATTACACCAAAATTCCAGATATCGGAAATGCTTCCGCAGGTTTGTACTGGGAAGATGAAACCGGTCTGATCCGCTCGGTTACTTTGGAAGGAACCGGAGAAAATGCTAAAATCAAAGTACTGGTTAATAAAATGAAGGAAGGGAATGCCGTTGTTTCTTACCGTGTGAATGACAAAGTATACTGGACCTGGCATGTATGGGTAACTGATGATCCTACAGACGGAAGCACCTATCACCAGGGATTTGAAGAGGATAAAAACGGAAATCTGGTAACCGACTGGAAATGGATGGACAGAAACCTTGGGGCTACCAATGCCAATCTGACAGGACATGGCTTCCAGAGATCCGGAGGCTTGCAGTACCAATGGGGAAGAAAAGATCCATTCCCTTCCAATTATAAAGATCTTTCTACCTATACCATCAGAGGAGAAGTTGGAACGTTAAAAGGTTCCGTACCATCCAAATACAGAGGAAATTTATATGCAACAGCAGACAATACAGGTTTTGATTCCCCGAACGGAAATATCAGATATTCCATCAATAACCCGATCAATCTTATCATTCCACCGGTTTATGTTTACAAAATAGGGGAAACTCCTGTAAATAATGGGGAGAACTATCTGATACAGGGACCGGGAGCTTCAGACTGGGAAAGAAAAGAACAGACTACCTGGTTTTCAAAAAGCAAATACAAGGTATACAATGCTGATCACTACAAGAATGAAACATGGGATCTTTGGGGAGACACCCGGGGAGGTAAATGGACCAATATGAATACTTCGGATGTAAATGTTGCCAAAGAAAGTAAAAGATATGCCACGAAATCTCCTTACGACCCATGTCCATGCGGATGGAGAGTTCCATCTTTCTACTCTTCTGTAGATGCAGGAGCCAGAACCAGTCCTTGGGGGAAAGCCGGAGGAGCAAATAATGTGGATATTATTCCTAATACGCCCAATGTTCAGTATCCGGGAATCAAAGTCTATCCGGGCTATGGATTTGACCTGAGTAATGTTGCAGACCGAAACCTGGGAATGCTGCCCATCACCGGAAATTATGAATATTATCCTCAGCCTATGACTTTAAGCAACCGTACCAGCACACAGATCGACGCGCTGAGGGACGGCAACAAACTATACAAACAGCCGATCATTGGTTTTCAGGATCAGCATAGTGACGGGGCACTTCATGCATCCACTTTCTTCTCTTCCATCAGCATCGGGGAAACTCCTATAACCGGAGCACGGGGATTAGTTCTTATTTCAGATGCCGGAAATATTCCGAACCATTCAAGTGCGGGATGGCATAATATTGCTTACAACCGTGTTTTGGAAGGAAATACTTATGAGACAAGAGCGGTACGATGCATAAAGGATCCTAACAATGCTTATATGCCTGCTGTATTTGAAACAGAGTATATTACCTCTTCTCCTGCTCAGTATACACTTGAAACATTGAAAGAATGGACCAAAGAGCCTAACAGCTATATCGAGTATACAAATGCTTCACTTGAAGCTCCTGCAGCCAGCAAAGACAGAATTATTGATATTCCTTTAAAGAAAGCTTATGCCATGCACAAACTGTATTTATCTGAAAACAGTGAGATGCCTGCCGGAAGTATAAAATCAACGTCTGTAGTATGGACTACAGATCAGAGCCTGATTTCAAAAGTAGAAATTATTGATGGTTCAATTGAAACTGCTAAACTACGCGTTACCCTTAACGAAAACAAAACTGGAAATGCCGTAGTAGGATTTCATTTAGGAAATTCCGGACAATGGACGGCTGGAAATAATACAGATCCTCTTCTGTGGAGCTGGCATATCTGGGCACCTAAATCCGTTGTACAGGAACACCCTGAATATACTACAGAAACAGCTGCCAATACGGGAATTACTGAAGACACAGCAGGTCAGTTCGTAAATTCAGCTAAAAGTTATTACGGAGTTCCTTTGAAAACGACCTTAATGGACAGAGACCTTGGTGCATTGGGCCCATTCCTGAATCAGCACATGGTTGAACAGGGATTATATGGAACGTTCTATTATAACGCGTCCAATCCTGCTTATTATGGAAATGCCATCGTACAGACACTTAAAGACAGCGGCGGTCTTCATTACCAATGGGGAAGAAAAGATCCGTTACCGGTATTCTACTACCCGGGAGGTTTTTATGAGCATTCTGCGGGAGGAAATACCCGAAACCTGTTCAGAAAATATACTATTTTCAGACAAACCGGAACGAATGCAGGGAATATTGTTTATTCAGGGGCGATTGATGAGACCAACTACGTTACCAATCAGACTAAAGAATACTCCACTTATTCCAGCACTGTGGCAGCTAATGACACCCAGGATCTGAAACTTAAAAAAGTTCTGAAATACTCTGTAAACAATCCTTCTGTTTTCATGTATCAAAGCGCAGCGGCGAGCAAAGACTGGATTTCCGGTGAAAATGGTCTGGCTTCTGAAAGATGGGGTCATGCATCAGAAAAATCACCGTACGATCCATGTCCTGAAGGATGGAGAATTCCTGATGTACAAGGCATTGCAGACGGAGGTGTAAATATTTCCGCAGGTTTCTTAGCCTATGCCAAAGGAAATTCTCCCTGGTATTACCACGCTAATTTTACCCAAAATAATAAAAATGTTTACGGTCTGGATCCTTCCGACATGAATACTTTCGTAAGCAATGAGACCTTCAGCGCTACTAAGCTGAACTACCTGGGCGGTTATGTAAAATCTATACCTCCTGCCGGTCAGGGAAGAGTAAATGTGAGATACGGTTTTATCTTTAATAAGCCGGAATACAATATCGGTAATTTCCCGAATAACGGAATCCGTGGATTTGGTGGAGGAAACGCTTTAACAGCTTCTCAGGCAGGGACATTCGGAGCAGACGAGAATTTTAAACTTTCCGGAATCTGGACTGCCGCACTAAGAGGTGACAATTCTATAGGAATGCTGTTCAACACAGAGATCAGCCAGGTAAGCCATGATGTAAAAATGTATTTCTTTACACCGAGTTTCTCTTTCCGTCCACAATCTGCTATGTCCTGCCGATGTGCGAAGATCCAGTACGATGCAGATGGAAAAGAGATTCCAAGATATGAGCCTTTTGCTGTTCCTGTTCCTAAAAATGCAGTACAGAAAGCAGTTAATGTCTTTGCTAAAAAAGAGATAGAAAAGATACAGAAGGATAATAAACTGATCCTTTTCCCGAATCCTGTAAAAAATACATTGTACATTAATGCTGATGACAGAGATTATTATTTCCAGATTTATAATCTTTCGGGACAACTGATTAAAGAAGGAAAGTTTGAGAACAGACAGACCGATGTTTCTTCTCTGGTATCCGGAGCCTATCTGGTACGGATTAACAATGCCGAAACCTTCGTAAAGATTATTAAACAGTAA